Proteins from one Hoplias malabaricus isolate fHopMal1 chromosome 2, fHopMal1.hap1, whole genome shotgun sequence genomic window:
- the LOC136678309 gene encoding stonustoxin subunit beta-like, with product MMKLFPYFSKNKSGTIMMLLSTNAVICEEPSTADSRILSGCLVTKEGCAFLASALRSNPSHLKELDLSYNHPGDTGVKLLSVKLEDPHCRLDTLRLEHGGEIRIKPGPRKYACELTLDPNTVHTRLSLSEGNRKVKRVKETQSYPDHPERFSVWLQVLCRESLTGSCYWETEWSGREVYISVAYKSISRKGLSDDCLFGKNEKSWSLFCSNNSYSVRHNKNITDVPPPPSSSNRVGVYVDCPAGTLSFYSVSTDTHTLTHLHTLTTTFTEPLCAGFRLYSGILVGSDSSVSLCQIK from the exons ATGATGAAGCTCTTCCCCT atttcagtaaaaacaaatcTGGTACTATTATGATGCTACTTTCTACAAATGCTGTTATCTGTGAAGAACCATCGACTGCTGACTCAAGAAT ATTGTCTGGTTGTTTAGTTACAAAGGAAGGCTGTGCTTTTCTGGCATCAGCTCTGAGATCAAACCCCTCacacctgaaagaactggatctgagctacaatcacccaggagacacaggagtgaagctgctctCTGTTAAACTGGAAGATCCACACTGCAGACTGGACACACTCAG gttgGAGCATGGAGGAGAGATCAGGATTAAACCAGGACCAAGAAAAT ATGCCTGTGAGCTCACACTGGACccaaacacagtgcacacacgcctctctctgtctgaggggaACAGGAAGGTGAAGCGTGTGAAGGAGACACAGTCGTATCCtgatcatccagagagattCAGTGTCTGGCTGCAGGTTCTGTGCAGAGAGAGTCTGACTGGAAGCTGTTACTGGGAAACTGAGTGGAGTGGGAGGGAGGTTTATATTTCAGTGGCGTATAAATCAATCAGCAGAAAAGGACTCAGTGATGACTGTTTGTTTGGAAAGAATGAAAAGTCCTGGAGTCTGTTCTGCTCTAATAACAGTTACTCTGTCCGTCACAATAAGAACATTACTGAtgtccctcctcctccctccagctctaacagagtaggagtgtatgtggactgtccggccggcactctgtccttctacagcgtctccactgacacacacacactcacacacttacacacactcaccaccacattcactgaaccCCTGTGTGCTGGGTTTAGGCTTTATTCAGGCATCTTGGTTGGTTCAGACTCCTcagtgagtttgtgtcagataaaatag